Proteins co-encoded in one Chitinophagales bacterium genomic window:
- a CDS encoding tail fiber protein: MSEPFLSQISIVGFNFAPRGWAFCDGQILPINQNQALYSLLGTTYGGDGRTSFALPDLRGRTPVHPGSGTSGHNIQLGQKSGEETHTLTTAEMPSHNHTLKGSTSPGNQASPVNHVYADTGAQDPEYHSGSSIGQMGASSLTNAGGGQAHENMQPFLTLNYVIALQGLFPSRN; this comes from the coding sequence ATGTCAGAACCTTTTTTGAGCCAAATAAGCATCGTTGGTTTCAACTTTGCCCCACGAGGATGGGCTTTTTGTGATGGACAAATATTACCCATCAACCAAAACCAGGCATTGTATTCTTTATTGGGAACTACCTATGGCGGTGATGGTCGTACTTCTTTTGCCCTTCCAGATTTACGTGGAAGAACGCCAGTACATCCTGGTAGTGGCACAAGTGGTCACAATATTCAATTAGGGCAAAAGTCAGGTGAAGAAACCCATACCTTGACGACAGCAGAAATGCCAAGTCATAATCATACCCTAAAAGGAAGTACTAGCCCAGGAAATCAGGCATCTCCTGTAAATCATGTCTATGCAGATACTGGTGCGCAAGATCCTGAATATCATTCAGGTAGTAGCATAGGACAGATGGGGGCAAGCAGTCTTACAAATGCAGGAGGAGGACAAGCGCATGAAAACATGCAGCCTTTTCTTACTCTTAATTATGTTATTGCTTTGCAAGGGCTATTTCCTTCTAGAAATTAA
- a CDS encoding tail fiber protein: MSEPFIGEIRIFGCNFAPRSWAFCNGQLLPISQNTALFSIIGTTYGGDGRSTMALPDLQGRAAMHPGRGPGLTSRQLGERTGTATVTLSAAQMPNHTHTFRCLSTSGSSATPINCYPAESGARDTEYIADAPNTDFNNNAIQLQGGNQAHNNVQPYLGLNFCIALQGLYPSRS, translated from the coding sequence ATGTCAGAACCTTTTATCGGCGAAATTCGCATTTTCGGTTGCAATTTTGCCCCACGTTCTTGGGCTTTTTGTAATGGGCAATTACTCCCAATATCACAAAATACAGCCCTTTTTAGTATTATAGGCACTACCTATGGTGGCGACGGACGCTCAACAATGGCACTTCCTGACCTTCAGGGTAGAGCTGCAATGCACCCTGGTCGAGGTCCTGGTTTGACAAGCCGTCAATTAGGAGAACGCACAGGAACTGCTACTGTAACGCTATCAGCCGCTCAAATGCCAAATCATACACATACATTTAGATGCTTAAGTACTTCTGGTAGTTCAGCTACTCCAATTAATTGTTATCCTGCAGAATCTGGTGCAAGAGATACAGAGTATATTGCAGATGCACCAAATACCGATTTTAATAATAATGCTATTCAATTACAAGGGGGGAATCAGGCACACAACAATGTGCAACCCTATTTAGGTCTAAACTTTTGTATTGCATTGCAGGGGCTTTATCCATCAAGAAGTTAA
- a CDS encoding DUF3421 domain-containing protein: MTKFMQLSIVLVLMLTFSIHSFAQLSWAKYEGKIPVDVVMGGEENGQNLPVCRCEYQGGTHPGKVVKNMCHIGWGGKEVYLKIFDLLVHNGATDISWEKVSNNKLPDNAFVGGSENGKPLYVGKAMYSLSGRNMGTHPGKIFTSNNTLICNFGYGGKEIVEKANFYVLTEKAFQPSEIDPNFWYRLTTQWQGDDRSLDIVNDGKNNNQPILAKTGNYTGQYWKFTPLGKGFYRMTTSWQGDDKSLDIVNDGKNNNKPILAKTGNYSGQYWKLTEKNGFYRLTTGWQGDVKSLDIVNDGKNNQPILAKTGNYSGQYWKLTKIGPIKTEPTKPNKPIEVSKPIDKTPINKTPKESAYNGPQVFSHTTSSSNTFGNSTVLDNPKTNSNRDAIIFVTPNWKGPYVPTEIGVYWHGDKWRVFNQDFKTALPSNYRFNVLAYDKAAKNVFVHKADKSNIFGSKKHITRIKNPYADGDNSAKLIVAQNYGENGKGVYNNHPIGVYYEGGYWTIYNQDMEPMPENAQFNVLVLKNGSDSGVKSASVFNHKATTDNLLKGMAHVSSIDNASTNSKPNVMIFATSSWNTGVYNKHNIAAYYHAGKWTIYNRDKTALPQNAYFNVLVIDSANINTAK, translated from the coding sequence ATGACAAAATTCATGCAGTTATCCATTGTGTTAGTTTTGATGCTAACTTTCAGCATCCATTCTTTCGCACAACTTTCTTGGGCAAAATATGAAGGAAAAATTCCAGTAGATGTCGTCATGGGCGGCGAAGAAAATGGTCAAAATTTACCTGTATGCCGATGTGAATACCAAGGAGGAACACATCCTGGCAAAGTAGTCAAAAATATGTGTCACATTGGTTGGGGCGGTAAAGAAGTATATCTCAAAATCTTTGACCTATTGGTCCACAATGGAGCAACCGACATCAGTTGGGAAAAAGTAAGCAACAACAAACTACCTGACAATGCCTTTGTAGGTGGTAGCGAAAACGGAAAACCACTATATGTAGGAAAAGCAATGTACAGTCTTTCTGGTAGAAATATGGGTACACATCCTGGCAAAATATTCACTTCCAACAATACACTTATTTGCAACTTTGGCTATGGAGGTAAAGAGATTGTCGAAAAAGCAAACTTTTATGTCTTGACCGAAAAGGCATTTCAGCCAAGCGAAATTGACCCCAACTTTTGGTACCGCCTGACTACACAGTGGCAAGGAGACGACAGATCTTTGGACATCGTGAATGACGGCAAAAACAATAACCAGCCTATACTCGCCAAAACGGGCAATTACACAGGGCAATATTGGAAATTCACACCATTGGGGAAAGGATTTTATCGAATGACTACTAGCTGGCAAGGAGATGATAAATCTTTGGACATTGTAAATGACGGTAAAAACAACAACAAGCCCATACTCGCCAAAACGGGAAACTATTCAGGTCAATATTGGAAACTAACTGAAAAAAATGGATTCTATCGCCTCACTACAGGCTGGCAAGGAGATGTCAAATCATTGGACATTGTGAATGACGGCAAAAACAACCAGCCAATACTCGCCAAAACAGGCAACTATTCTGGACAATACTGGAAACTAACCAAAATTGGCCCCATCAAAACCGAACCTACCAAACCCAACAAGCCTATTGAAGTTTCAAAACCAATAGATAAAACGCCCATAAATAAGACACCCAAAGAATCAGCCTACAATGGCCCGCAAGTATTCAGTCATACCACTTCAAGCAGCAATACGTTTGGCAATTCAACAGTTCTTGACAACCCCAAAACCAACAGCAACCGAGATGCAATTATTTTCGTGACTCCCAACTGGAAAGGCCCTTATGTGCCAACTGAAATAGGTGTTTATTGGCATGGTGACAAATGGAGAGTATTCAACCAAGATTTCAAAACTGCTCTTCCTAGCAACTATCGCTTTAATGTATTGGCTTACGACAAAGCTGCAAAAAATGTATTCGTTCACAAAGCAGATAAAAGCAACATTTTTGGCTCGAAAAAACACATCACCCGCATCAAAAACCCTTATGCCGATGGTGATAATAGCGCAAAACTCATTGTCGCTCAAAATTATGGAGAAAACGGCAAAGGAGTTTACAACAATCATCCCATTGGAGTCTATTACGAAGGTGGATACTGGACGATTTACAACCAAGATATGGAACCCATGCCCGAAAACGCCCAATTCAATGTATTGGTATTGAAGAATGGCAGTGATAGTGGTGTGAAGTCGGCAAGTGTTTTCAACCACAAAGCCACTACTGACAATCTCTTGAAAGGCATGGCACACGTTTCATCTATAGACAATGCTTCTACCAATAGCAAGCCGAATGTGATGATATTTGCTACTTCAAGTTGGAATACAGGAGTTTACAACAAACACAATATTGCAGCCTATTATCATGCTGGTAAATGGACAATCTACAATCGTGACAAAACAGCATTGCCTCAAAACGCTTACTTCAATGTGTTGGTAATAGATTCTGCAAATATTAACACTGCCAAATAA
- a CDS encoding tail fiber protein, with protein MSEPFVGEIRMFAGNFAPRGWAFADGQLLAVSQNDALFSLYGTIYGGDGRTTFALPDLRGRIPLHAGHGPGLSERRLGSKGGSENVTLTVNQLPSHNHGVAAAGVDGDKNIPTGNYLAGSGARDTEYDSSQDAGMSAAAVASTGGSQSHTNLMPALCVNYIVALVGIYPSRN; from the coding sequence ATGTCAGAACCTTTTGTAGGCGAAATCAGAATGTTTGCTGGAAATTTTGCACCACGGGGCTGGGCATTTGCAGACGGACAGTTATTAGCTGTCTCTCAAAATGATGCTTTATTCAGCTTATATGGTACTATTTATGGTGGTGATGGACGAACCACCTTTGCCTTACCTGATTTACGTGGTCGAATTCCTCTTCACGCTGGTCATGGACCAGGGCTAAGTGAGCGAAGACTTGGAAGTAAGGGCGGCTCAGAAAATGTGACTTTAACTGTAAATCAATTGCCTTCGCATAATCATGGAGTAGCAGCAGCAGGTGTGGACGGAGACAAAAACATTCCTACTGGTAACTATTTGGCTGGAAGCGGAGCAAGAGATACAGAATATGATTCCTCACAAGATGCAGGTATGAGTGCTGCAGCGGTAGCTTCAACTGGAGGCTCTCAATCCCATACTAATTTGATGCCTGCTCTTTGCGTTAATTATATTGTAGCATTGGTTGGGATATACCCTTCTAGAAACTAA